TACGAAGACCATCTACAGCACCTCTGGATCGGGACAGACCAAGGACTCTACCGCATCTCTCCTGACCGCTCGACCTTCGTCGCATACCTCCCAGATCCACAAAACTCCAATCATCTCAACCACCCCTACGTCACTGGCATCTACGAGGACGAAAATTATCAAATATGGATCGGCACATGGGGAGGAGGCCTCAACCGCTACGATGCACAGACAGCCACCTTCACTTCTTACCTCCACAGCCAAGACACGATCCCCTCCCTCAGTCACCTCAGCGTACTCTGCCTCTCCGGAGACCAGCGTGGGCATCTATTCATCGGGACCGAAGGGGGTGGACTCAATGTCATGAACCTCGCCGACCACAGTCTGGAAGTCTACATCCCTCAGGTCGGCAAAAAAACTGGTATCAACAGCAACTCTATCCACTCCATATACTCCGATCACGAATCAGGCATCACCTGGGTGGGCACCTACGGTGGGGGACTCAACTTCTTCAGCAAGTGGAACAAACCCTTCGTCCACTACAAACAAGACATCGACGAGCTCAACAACAACAGCATCCTCTCGATCGCCGAAGACCCCCAAGGCAACATCTACGTCGGAACAGACGGTGGCGGGATCAACATCGTCGATGCGCAAACTGGAGTCGTCGAGCAACTCATGCACGATCCCCACGACCAAGGAAGTCTCCTCAGCAACGCCGTACTGGCCATCCAAATCGACCGTGACGAAAACCTGTGGGTCGGGACTTTCGATGGAGGGCTCGACTTTCGTCCAAAAGGAGCCAAAGATTTCCAACACTTTGTTCCTAAACCAGGTCACCGCAATTGCATCAGCGATACAGACGTGAGTTCGATATGTTTGGCACAAAACGGTACCGTATGGGTAGGCACCATGAATGGCGGCATCAACCGCTACAACCCCTCCACTGACGAATTCAAAACATACAAGCACACCCCCGGCAACCCCACCAGCCTCTCGGACAACTTCATCACGAGTATCTTTGAGGCCTCAGACGGCAAATTCTACATCCAAACTGGCAAAACCCTCGACATCTACGATCCGAAGACCCGACTATTTGCTCGACTCGATCAATCCTACAACATGCGACTCAACACCCCCATCGCATCCCTCGAAGACAGCCGGGGTAACATCTGGGTCGGTACCCGTGAAGGACTATTCTACTTCGATCTAGAGTCCGACGAGTTCAAACGCTTTGACGAGACCAATGGCCTGCCCAATAGCAGCATCGCAGGCATCCTCGAAGATGACCATGGCAATCTCTGGGTCAGCACCATGGGCGGACTCGTCAAAATGGAGGCAGCAGTGACGTTCCCGGGCAGCGGCACCACCCATGTCTACACCAAAGAAGACGGATTGCAAGCCAATGACTTCAAGGACTTTTCCTGCCACAAAGGACAAAGCGGCAGGCTCTACTTCGGTGGACAAAATGGCCTCAACGCCTTCCATCCCGAAAGCATACGGCTCAACCCCGTCGTGCCACAAGTCATCTTCACAGGTTTCCGCCTCTTCAACCAAAAAGTAGACTTTGGTCAAAACCAAGTCTTGACACATCCTCTCAATCAAACAGAAGAGATCATTTTGGATTACAGACACAACGTCTTCTCCTTTGAATTTTCGGCACTCAACTACTGGCTCCCACAAAAAAATCAGTACGCCTACATCATGGGAGGGTTCGAAAAAGACTGGAACTACGTCGGCAACCAAAGCAGTGCCACCTATACCAATCTCGACCCAGGGCAATACACGTTTCGCGTCAAAGCAGCCAACAACGATGGCATCTGGAATGACGAAGGCAAATCCATCCGAGTCATCATCTCTCCACCCTGGTGGAAGACTACCTGGTTTCAGTTGGCCATCATCTCACTCACTCTACTAACGATATTTACCTTTATCCGAGTCCGCCTCTACCAGCTCAAACAGCGACAAAAAGAACTCCGCAAGGAAGTAGAATCTCGTACTACGGAGATCCGTACGATCAACGAACTCCTCAAAAAACGAAACGACGAAATCGGCATCAAGAATGACACCCTCACGGACAACAACACCCAGCTGATCCGTCAAAACGAAGAACTCGAACGACAGGCAGACAAGATCCAATCCCTCTTGAAAGAGATCCAGGAACTCAACGAACTCAAGCTCCGCTTCTTTACCAATATCTCCCACGAGCTCCGCACCCCTTTGACACTCATCATAGGCCCACTCGAAAAACTCATCGGCAGCTATGCCCAAAAGAATCGATCACAAAAAGAGCTGAGTATCATGCACCGCAACGCCCTCAAACTCCTGCGACTGATCAATCAACTCTTGGACTTTCGCAAAATCGAATCGGGCAACATCCAGCTACAAGCACAGAAAAACGACATCATCACCTGCATCCAAGAAGTCTTCGACACCTTCAAGTTCATGGCCGAACGAAAGCAGATCGACTACCGCTTTGAGTCTGATTATCCCCACTATGACCTTTGGTTTGATTCCGAAAAAATGGAAAAAATCATCACCAACCTACTCTCCAATGCCTTCAAGTACACCAAAACGGGATACATCCACGTCAAATTACAGATGAATACCGAACAAGACTCCCTCACTCTCTCCATAGAAGATACAGGAGCGGGAATCCCCGCCGACCAGCTTGCTCATATCTTTGACCTCTACTACCAAGCCAACAACGCCACCAACCTCCACCAGGCAGGTTCGGGCATCGGACTGGCACTCATCAAGCAGTACATCGACCTGCATCACGGTCAGATAGAACTCACCAGTACCGTAGATCAAGGCACCTGCTTTCGTGCTTCCTTTCCGATCGGGAGTGGACACTTGAGCAGCTCTGAAATCGTCACTCCCAGCAACCACCCAATCGAGACGTCCGAGCCTCACTCACTCACCCCGCTTCTCGATCTCACTGTCTACTCCGAAGCCCGAGAAGTCGTCGATGACGGGATTTCTGATTTCGCTCTGGGCGAAAAACCCATGCTACTCCTCGTCGAAGACAATGCCGACATACGAGAGTACATCAAGGCCTCTCTGGAGCATGACTTCCAAGTCACAGAAGCATCCAACGGACAAATGGGGCTAGAGAAAGCTCTCGACATCATCCCAGACCTCATCATCAGTGATGTGATGATGCCCGAGATGAATGGTTTCATCATGTGCCAAAACCTGAAAGAAGATGAAAAAACCAACCATATCCCCATCATTCTGCTGACAGCCTATTCGGGTGAAGAACGACAATGGGAAGGGTTCAAGTCAGGAGCGGACGACTATGTCACCAAACCCTTCAACATCAAGATACTCCAACAAAAGCTCAAAAACATCGCCCATACCAGAGAGCACTTGATTGAGAAGTTCAACCAATCCACCTCTCTTGATATCAAGAACTTATCTCCCAAAGAAGTGGACCAAAAATTCCTCAAAAAAGCCATCGACATCATCAGCGACAATTTGACCAATACCGCTCTGAGTGTCGACGATTTCAGCGAGCACTTCCATATGAGTCGCCGCAATCTGCTGCGCAAACTCAAAGCCATCACCGGCCTATCAGTCAACGAATTCATCAAGAGTATCCGACTCAAAAAAAGCATCGAGTACCTACAACACGGTGAAATGAACATCTCTGAAATCGCCTACGCGGTAGGGTTCAGCGACCCCAAATACTTCAGCAAATGCTTCAAAACACAATTTGGCAAAACACCAAAAGAATACCAAGGAGCAACCACCTAACCCGATACTCTGAGTGATTGGATCATTTACACGTGATATTTGGTATATCCTTCTACCCCTAGAAGAGTCTTCTTCGCTGTAGTTTTGGACCAAACTAAGATGACTATGAAAACAATACAAAAGATGATCAAAAGGACACTAGTCCTCA
The DNA window shown above is from Reichenbachiella sp. 5M10 and carries:
- a CDS encoding hybrid sensor histidine kinase/response regulator transcription factor, with product MKDNAAKVGYTLRLIAMLLWMSYAPNLHGQDMRFSHLGMNEGLSHGWAKCIEKDNQGYLWVGTINGLNRYDGKEFKVFKTISGDLHSLSDNFIQAIESDRQGYLWIGTYSGGLNRYDPHTEKFNNYRNAPKKLNSLSDDQIHSIHEDSHGQLWVGTAKGLDRYDIQNDNFSPYFSLVDDRPHFIKGIVSTIYEDHLQHLWIGTDQGLYRISPDRSTFVAYLPDPQNSNHLNHPYVTGIYEDENYQIWIGTWGGGLNRYDAQTATFTSYLHSQDTIPSLSHLSVLCLSGDQRGHLFIGTEGGGLNVMNLADHSLEVYIPQVGKKTGINSNSIHSIYSDHESGITWVGTYGGGLNFFSKWNKPFVHYKQDIDELNNNSILSIAEDPQGNIYVGTDGGGINIVDAQTGVVEQLMHDPHDQGSLLSNAVLAIQIDRDENLWVGTFDGGLDFRPKGAKDFQHFVPKPGHRNCISDTDVSSICLAQNGTVWVGTMNGGINRYNPSTDEFKTYKHTPGNPTSLSDNFITSIFEASDGKFYIQTGKTLDIYDPKTRLFARLDQSYNMRLNTPIASLEDSRGNIWVGTREGLFYFDLESDEFKRFDETNGLPNSSIAGILEDDHGNLWVSTMGGLVKMEAAVTFPGSGTTHVYTKEDGLQANDFKDFSCHKGQSGRLYFGGQNGLNAFHPESIRLNPVVPQVIFTGFRLFNQKVDFGQNQVLTHPLNQTEEIILDYRHNVFSFEFSALNYWLPQKNQYAYIMGGFEKDWNYVGNQSSATYTNLDPGQYTFRVKAANNDGIWNDEGKSIRVIISPPWWKTTWFQLAIISLTLLTIFTFIRVRLYQLKQRQKELRKEVESRTTEIRTINELLKKRNDEIGIKNDTLTDNNTQLIRQNEELERQADKIQSLLKEIQELNELKLRFFTNISHELRTPLTLIIGPLEKLIGSYAQKNRSQKELSIMHRNALKLLRLINQLLDFRKIESGNIQLQAQKNDIITCIQEVFDTFKFMAERKQIDYRFESDYPHYDLWFDSEKMEKIITNLLSNAFKYTKTGYIHVKLQMNTEQDSLTLSIEDTGAGIPADQLAHIFDLYYQANNATNLHQAGSGIGLALIKQYIDLHHGQIELTSTVDQGTCFRASFPIGSGHLSSSEIVTPSNHPIETSEPHSLTPLLDLTVYSEAREVVDDGISDFALGEKPMLLLVEDNADIREYIKASLEHDFQVTEASNGQMGLEKALDIIPDLIISDVMMPEMNGFIMCQNLKEDEKTNHIPIILLTAYSGEERQWEGFKSGADDYVTKPFNIKILQQKLKNIAHTREHLIEKFNQSTSLDIKNLSPKEVDQKFLKKAIDIISDNLTNTALSVDDFSEHFHMSRRNLLRKLKAITGLSVNEFIKSIRLKKSIEYLQHGEMNISEIAYAVGFSDPKYFSKCFKTQFGKTPKEYQGATT